ACCGCTCCGACGAGGGCCGAGCCGGGCAGGACGTACCGATAGTCGGTCCCGGCGATACGACGGACCACGTGCGGCGAGACGAGACCGACGAACCCGATGATCCCGGTGAACGCGACCGCGACGCCCGTCGTCAACGACGCGAGGAGGATCAGCCGTATCCGAACCCGGCGTACGTCGACTCCGGCGCTCCGCGCGACGTCGCCCCCGAGTTGCATCAGGTTGAGCTCTCGCCCGAAGAGGCTGAGGAGAGTGCCGGTGATCAGGAGCACTCCCAAGGCGATCCCATCGACCGGCCAGGATGCGTTGCCGAGGCTACCGAGGAGCCAGTAGGAGACCTGCTGGCTTCCGGATGGGTTGTACAGGAGCAACAGGGCGAGAACCGCCGAGAGCAGGCTCGCGAGAGCGACCCCCGTCAATAGAAGTGTTTCGACCGTGCCGTAGCGGCTCACCGCCACCGCGAGGATCGCGACTCCGGTCGCGATCGCACCGATGAAGGCGAACAGAGGCAGAAACAGGTCCGGCGCGACCTGGCCGACGTGGAAGTCGAAGACGATCGCAGCGCCGATGGTCCCGCCGCTCGAGATGCCGAGCAGGAACGGGTCCGCGAGCGGGTTGCGGAACGTCCCCTGGAGGGTCGCGCCCGAGATTCCGAGGGCTGCGCCCGCGATCACGGCGAGGACGATCTCGGGGAGCCGAGCCTGCCAGATGATCTCGCCCCATCTCGTGCAGAGATCCGGCGACACAGAGGTTCCCGCGCAGGCGTTCGGCAACCCGAACAGCAGTCGAAGGGTGGTGAGGGGTGGGATGAAGACGGTGCCGAGAAGCGAGGAAAGCGCCACGGCCACCGCGACGATCGCTACGATGGCGCCGAGAAGGGCCCAGGGACTCGAACGGCGTAGGCGCATCGCCCCCGAGGGAGTCGCCTCGCCTACCGCCGGCGGAGCGCGCTCCTCCACGGGCCTAGGAAAGGCTCGAAGGATGGAAGAATGCGAGGAGCGCGGGCAACCCGGAGAGGATCATCGTGGGATCGGCCTCGGTCAGCCAGTTCGAATCCATCCCCGTCAGGTTCCCACTTTGCACCGCGGAGAGCTGGCCCCAGAACGGCGCGCTCGTGTAGGCGCTCTCATTCAGACCGAAGCCGGTCGCGTAGACGAGGTAGTGCGGGTTGGCGACCAGTACCTGCTCGCCGGACAGCTCGGGATACTCGAAGGTCGCATTCGCGGCGATGCTACTCCCACCCGCAAGCTCGATCAAGGACTGTCCGAACGTGCCCGGCCCAAAGGTCCAGTACCCATTCGAGTCCACGTAGTAGGTGACCAGGACGGTCGGGAAGCTCGATGCGTTCGCCACCACGGCGGTCGCGTTGTATAGCTCGGTCGCGAGCTGGGTGTTCAGCGCGTTCGCACCCGCCGTGACCCCGAAGATCCGAGCGAGGAGCGAGACGTCGATCTCGATCCCGCTCAGGGTCGGGGGCTGCAACACCACGACCGGGATATGGAAGGTGTCCGTGATCTCCTGGAGTGCCGCGGCCGGCACGAACGTAGCAGCGAGAACGACCTGAGGCGTGGCCGCCAGCAACGCCTCGAAGTCGAACGTCGGTTCGGCTTGAATGCACATTGACGAGGAGAGATTCCACAGCGCGATCTGGTCGGGAGAGTAATCCGCGGAGAGCCCGCCGAATGCCGGTGCATAGCAATCGACCCCGACGACGTGGGATCGCAGGCCCAGCCGATACATCGAGTCCATGATGTTGGGCCCGAGAACGACGACCCGAGCCGGGTCGTACGGAAGGGTCACGCGGTGCCCCAGATCGTCTGTGATCGTAAGGTTCCCCGAGGTGGTACCGCTCGCGGTCGTGGCGAAGTAGACGGCGGCACTCGCGATGCCGATGCCACTGACGACCAGGATCACGACCACGAGCCAGGTCAGGGGGACCATGCGACGCGGGGGAACCGCGGAGGACCCATTCAACGACATTGGATTGTGGGCAAACACTCTTTAACATAAGGGTTGCCCCGGGAAGATCCCCCGGAGCCGGCCGGGGTTCCGACCGACAAAGGATATCTCTCCCCGCCGTCCCGGGCGCTCGGAGGGAGCATAGGCTAATCTGGTAGACCAGCGGGCTCCAGTCAGGGGGAACCATCGGTCCTCCTGTGAAGTTGGGTCTGCGGAGGGATGCGAACGCATCCCGATGACGAGTGACTGGAGCGCGCGGAGAGACCCGCATATCGGGGTTCAAATCCCCGTGCTCCCATCCCCTGGGCTCTCCGCATCGCCCGCCCGCGTGCTCCCGGCCCAAGATCCACCGATCCAAGTGGTTTGGGACTTGAATAATTTAAGTATCGAAGTAATTTCGGGTTGCGGTCGAGAGTCCGACCGACTCCGAACCTGCGACGCACATGTCCGAGCCCTCCGCTCCCGCATCGATCCCTGCGGTCGCCGCCTCCTCCGATCCACCCGCGCCGCTGGAGATCGGGCGGTTCGATCGACGCTACGCCAACCGGGCTATGCTCCTCCTGGCCGGGCTCGTGATCGTGGTCCTCTACATCGAGGCGATGCTCACGCCGTCCCTCCCCTCCATCGCAGCCCAGTTCAACGTCAGCGAGGCCCAGGTGAGCCTGGTACTCGCTGTCTACCTCGTATCCGGGTGTGCGCTCGCCCCGATCATCGGAAAGCTCGGTGACATCTATGGGAAGAAGCGGGTCCTGGTCTACGTTCTGATCATCTACGCGGCCTCGGTCTCGGTCACGGGGTTCTCCCCGAACTTCGCGTTCCTCGTCGCCGCGCGTACGGTGCAGGGGATCGGCCTCGGGATCTTTCCGCTCGCCATGACCCTCGTGCGGGAGGAGTTCCCACGCGAACTCGTACCCCGATCCCAAGGTCTCCTCAGCGGGATGTTCGGGGTGGGCCTGGCGATCAGCCTGCCGCTCGGGGCGTTCATCTCGAACGGGTACGGCTGGCAGGTGACGTACCACACCGCAATCCCGTTCGTCGTTCTCTTGACGGTCCTCTCGGCCATCGTCCTCCGGGAATCCCGTTACCGGCGCCCCCAGGCGAAGGTCGATTACATCGGCGCGACCGGCCTCGGCTGTTCGCTCGCCCTCATCGTTCTCGGTCTCTCCCTCGCTCCGAGTTGGGGATGGGCCGCGGTCGGCACCTGGACCTTGATGGGGCTGGGGATCTCCATCCTCATCCCGGTCGGCCTGTACGAGCGCTGGGCCACCGAGCCGATCCTCAACTACCGGATGCTGAAGGAACGGAACCTGATGGTCACGAACCTCGTCGTGACGCTCACCGGGCTCGGCTACTTCCTGGCCCTTCAGGCGATGACGTTCCGATTCCAGAGCCCTCCGGGATCCGGGTTCTCCTATTCGATCTTCAGCACGGGGGTCGCGCTCGTGCCGTTCGCGATCGCCCAGCTGATCTTCGCACCGCTCGCCGGCCACTTCGTCTCGCGGACGGGGATCCGGCCGATGGTCTTCCTCGGCTCGACCATCGGCTGCATCGGCTTCGTGCTCGCCGCGCTTTCCAACAGCCCGGCCTCACTGATGGTGAGCGAGTTCGTGGCGAGCGCAGGGCTCGCCATCGCGATCGCGTCGATCATCAATCTCATGGTGCTCACCGTGGAACCGAAGGACCTCAGCCTCGCCACCGCGCTCAACACCGTGTTCCGCCTGGTCGGTTCCAGCGTGGGCGCCCCGATCGCCGGCACGATCATGACCACCTATGCGATCTCGGTGGCGACGCCCGGCGGCTCGATCTTGGTGCCGTCCCCGCTCGCCTACGAGATCATCTTTGCGATCGCGGCGGCGAGCTTTGTCCTTATCGCCGTCCTCGCTATCTTCGCCCGGGAGATGCTCGGGCGCCGGAGGAACGTCTCCCATGTCCTCACGACCGACTCGAGGGACCCGGCGTCGCCCGCGGTCGCCTCGATCTCCACGGAGAGCTAGTAGCGATGCCGGCCTCCCGATCGAACTCGCCATCCGATCCGGCCGCGGGCGAAGTGTGGCGAGCCTTGTGGGGTCTCTTCCGAGCCTTCGGGCCGGAGCTCCGGCGGATCGCTCACTCTGTGGGTATCACCCTTCCGCAACTCGCCATGCTGAAGGCGTGCGAGCAGGGCTCCGTCACCGCGACCGAGCTCGCACGACGGTCCGATCGAACCGCGCCCGCGATCACCTACGTGACTCGGGAGCTCGAAACGTCGGGGCTCCTGCGGCGCATGCCCTCCACCCGCGATCGCCGCCGGGTGGTGTTCTCCCTCACAGCGAAAGGCCGAGCGACCCTCGAGCGGGTCCACATGGAGGGAGAGCGGTGGGACCGGGACCTGTCGGCCTCACTTTCCCGAGAGGAATGGCGTTCGCTCGCCCGGGCGATCGAGGAACTTGCCGACCAGGTAGAGTCACACACCCATACGCGCGACGGCGCGTTCGCGCCCCGTGCCGGTCGACGCTTACGCTCGAACTCTCGCTCCGGATCCCGATTGGAGAGTCGAGCGACGCACATATGAGCGGGGGCCCGAGTGGCCACCTCCAAGGCTGATGGCGAATCCTCCGGGCGTGCCCTTCTCCGGGCAGGTCCCCGTCTCGGAAGAACTCCCGCCTCGGGCCTACTCGCTGACGGTCAATTCCGCCGGCGTCTTCCTGGCGGCAATCGCGATCCAGTTCATCGGGTTCATCGGGAGCCTGGTGCTGTACAAGTACGTCGGGATTACGGCGTCTCTCCAGGCGCTCCTCGGGCTGGTCCAGCTATTCCTCGGGATCGGCTCCGCGATCAACAGCCTCGGCGACTTCGGTCTCGGGGGTGGGTATCGGTTCTTCATCGCTCGGGGGAAGAGCGCCACCGACAACACCGGGACGTACCTCCTCATCCGCCTCTTGGTCTGCGGTCTCGCGGCCGCGCTGATGCTCACGCTCGCGCCGATCTCCTTCGCGGGAGCGACGCTCGCCTCGAACGGTCCCGAACTCATCGCGCTCGGGCTCTTCCTCCTGCTCCCGATTATCTGGACAGGCGAGCAGATCTACCAGAGCTACTACATCGGGGTCGGCAACTCCGTCAAGGCGCAGTACCCGTACCTGGTCGAAGTGCTCGTGCGCACGCCGCTGATCATCGTGGCGGCGTTCCTTTCCCCGACGCTCTTCGGTCTGACGATCGCCTACTTCGTCGGGGCCATCGCGTCTGCGATCTATTGCCTGCCGTTCCTTCGGGCCTTCGTCCGACGGTACAAAAAGTCCGAAGCGGTTCTCCTGCTGAAGTTCTCCTGGCCGCTGCTCGGCGCGCTCGGCCTGTCGTACGTCGCCTCGAACGCGATGCCATTCGTCGTCAACGCGACCCTCGGCCTGCAGGCCGTCAACAACTTCCTCGTCGCGAACGGCTTCCGCATCCTCGTGCTCGCGCTTCCCTCGGCGGTGGCCGCTCCCCTCTTCCCGTACTTAGCGAAGCTGCACAAACGAGAGCAGTACGAGGCGATCCGCGAGGGGACGTGGCAGGCGATCCGCTACACGTCGATGCTCGTCGTCCCGGCGGTCCTTGCGCTCGTCATCTACCGGGTGAACGTACTCAACATCCTGACCAATTCGCTCTACGCCCAGACCGCAGCGACGCCGCTCGCCATCCTCGTAGCGAGCACGATCCCGGCGGCGATCACCGGGCTCATCGCTGCCGGGCTCAGCGCCATCGGTTGGCGTCGACTCGAGCTGTACCTGACCGCCTTCCAGGTCCTCGCGATGTTCGCGATCGCGTTCGTGCTCCTCCCCCCGTACGGCATCCTTCCGGCGAGCGATGGGCTCATCGCCGCATCCCTCGCGGTGCTCGCGAGCTCCGTCGCGGCGTTCATCTGGAACGCGATCGCCATGCACCGTCTCATGGACGTCCAGGTCCACCCCAAGGCGATCGGCATGATCGCGTTGAGCGCGCTCCTCGCGTTCGTCGCCGTGGGTCGGCTCAACAGCGTGCTGGCGATCAGCCGCTACTACGAGCTCGCCGTGGGGGTCCTCCTCGGATTCGCGGTGTACTTCATCGTGCTCGCGCTCGTCGGCGAGCTCACCAAGGAGGATGTGCTCCGAGTGGGCCGATCGATCGGTCTACCGGATCGCCTTCTCGGCCCGCTCTCCCGGATGTGCTGGCGCCCCCTCACCCCCCGTCTCGAGCCCGTACGACCCGGCCGGGGACTCGGATTCACGAGTGGAGATATCCCCGAGATGGAACGCGAGGAAGAGGTCGCCTCCGAAGGCGGCCCTCCGCTCTCCTAGGGGCGAACGGGTGCCGAAAGCTCGGTGCGCGCGAGCGCCGGGCTCGGCGTGGCCCCATGCATCATCTCCGCGAGGTACTCCTTCAGATCCTGCGGACCGCTCGGGCTGCCGTGGGCCGTGAGGAGGACGCCGATCGGCTCTTCGCGCTCATGGAGACGATCCGAGCGGCTCCGGGTGGTGGACGAACTCGACGAGCTCCTCCACTCGGGCAGGATCGGTGGTGGGAAGGACCCCATGGCCCAGATTGAAGACGTGCGAACGGCCGTCCGGGATCTCGTTCAGGACCCGCCGAGCGGCCGCCCTCAGCGTCCCCGCGTCGCCGAGGAGGGCACCGGGATCGAGGTTGCCCTGGAGGGCGAGATCCGCGCCGATCCGACGTCGCACCCGGCCGAGCGATTCGCGCCAATCGACCCCCAGCGCCGTCGCGCCGAGATCGGCGAGCTGTTCGAGCAGGTGCGAGGAGCCCGTCGAGAAGTAGATCGTGGGGAGCTTCAACGGCTGGAGCGCCTCGAACAGTCGCTTGAGGCGGTCGGCGAGGTGCTCGGCGAAGACCCGATCGCTCACCGTCCCGACCCAGGTGTCGAACAGCTGGAGGGCCGCGGCCCCGGCCCGAGCCTGCATCCGCAGGTACTCCACGGTCATGTCGGTGAGGCGGTCGAGAAGGAGATCGAATCCCGCGGGGTCCCGGTAGAGGAAGCGCTTGGTCTCGGCGTACTCCCGCGAGGCTCCTCCTTCGATGAGATAGGAGGCGAGCGTGAAGGGGCCGCCGGCGAATCCGATGATCGGCCGTTCGGTCTCGAGCTCCCGGTACCGTCGGATCGTTCCTCCCACGAACCCCACGCTCTTCTCGGCATCGAACGCGGTGAGCCCCTCGACCTGGGCGCGGGTCCGGATCGGCTTCGGGATCACCGGCCCCACCCCCGGGTCGATCGAGAAATCGATCCCGAGGCCGGCGTACGGCAGCGTGATGTCGGCGTAGACGATCGCCGCATCCAGGTCGAATCGCCGCAGCGGCTCCAGCGTCACCTCGACCGCGAGTTCGGGCGTCCGCGCGAGCTCGAGGATCGGGTGGCGCTCGCGAAGGGCCCGGTAGCCGGGCAGGTACCGGCCGGCTTGGCGCATCAGCCAGATCGGTCGCCGGTCGACCTCCTCCCCTCGGAGGGCGCGAAGGACCCGATCGCGCATCAGCCTCCGCTCCGTGCGACGCGGGCGAACGCCTCGGCGAAGCGGGGCCGGGCCCAGGCGATCTCGCGAGCACCGACCGCGGTGGAGAGGAAGGTCGTCTCGAAGGCGGACGGAGGGAGCGCGATCCTCCGGTCCAGGGCGGCGTGGAAGAACCGGGCGTAGCGTTTCCGGTCGAGCCCGCGGGTGTCGGCGAAGTTCCGGATCGGACCCGGTCCGAAGGAGAGGCCCAGCATCGAGCCGACCCGTTGGATCGTGAACGGGGCGACGCCGGCGCCGTCCGCGGTCTCCCGAAGCGCCCGCTCCAGGGCGCGACCGGACCGTTCGAGCGAGCGGTAGGTGGATGCGGTCAGTGCGTCGAGCGTGGCGATCCCGGCGGCCATGGCGACGGGGTTACCCGCGAGGGTCCCGGCCTGGTAGACCGGGCCGAGGGGGGCGACCGCTTCCATGACGTCGCGTCGGCCCCCGTACGCTCCGACCGGCATCCCTCCGCCGATGATCTTGCCGAGCGTGACGAGGTCCGGGGTGAGTCCGAGGGTGGGGGCCGCCAGCCCTCGGCGCAACCGGAAGCCGGTGATTACCTCGTCCGCGATCGACAGCGCGCCCGACCGATGGCAATGACGACCGATCGCGGCGAGGAACCCCGGTTCGGGGGGTACGACTCCCATGTTGGCGGCGACCGGCTCGACGATGACGGCGGCGGTTTGGGTCCCCCAGCGTTCGAACCAGGCGTGGAGCGCCGGCACGTCGTTGTACGGGAGCACGTGGGTTTCCGCGACGATCGATCGAGGAACTCCCGCCGAATCCGGCTGGGCCGCGCTTGCGAGACCGGAGCCGGCCCGGGCGAGCAGACCATCGGAGTGGCCGTGGTACCCGCCCTCGAACTTCACGATGCGGTTGCGACCCGTGAATCCACGGGCGACCCGCAAGGCGCTCATGGTGGCCTCGGTTCCCGAGGAGACGAACCGGATGCGCTCGATCGCCGGGGCCGCACGCCGGATCCGCTCGCCGAGCTCGTGCTCGAGGGGCGATGGGGCCCCGAAGGAGAGGCCCCGCGCAGCGGTCTCGCGGACCGATCGAACGACCGAGGGGGGAGACGCACCGAGGATGTTGGCTCCCCACGAGCCGACGAGGTCGAGGTAGCGAGCTCCGTCCACGTCCGTCAGCCATGCGCCCCGGCCCCGGGCGTAGAAGACCGGGGTGCCTCCGACCGAGGTGAACGCGCGGACCGGGCTATCGACCCCTCCGACGAGGGTCCGCTGGGCCCGCCGGAACAGGGCCCGGGAACGCGGCCCGGGCGCGGGGCTCACGGGATTCCCTCGGCGAGCTCGATCATCCGCTTCGGGCGGACCCGGAGCGCGGTGAAGATCGGCGTCTCGAGCTGCGTGTAACGGCTCGCCTCGGTCGGGCGGAGATCGGACACGAGGTCCAGGAACTCCGCGGGGGATTCGGCTTCGAAGGAGAGGATGAACTCCATGTCATCGAGGCCGAAGGAGTAGGCGGTGTGGATCAGCACGTTCGGATACTTGTGGCCGATCCGGAAGTGCTCGCCCATGATGCGTCGGCGTTCCTCGAACGGGAGGCCGTACCAGTCCCGTCGCTTGACGAATGGATAGAGGAACAGGTAGGGAAGATCGGCGGGCCGACGCTGGGACGATCCGCCCTCTTGCCCCGCGTGCGCGTGCTCGCCCAGGTACTCGGAACGGCGGGCCATCCCGAGGTAGGAGTACCGTGTTTCGAGATAGCCCCCCATCTCGGTTCCGAAGAGCCGGGCGTGCCACTGCTGGATCTGCTCGAGGTCCGGGGAGATCATCCACAGGAGCATCTCGACATCGGCCTTCGTGCCGACCAGAGAGAACGTTCGAACGATCGCTCCGGCGGGCGGGGATTCGAGGACCCGCTCGAGCTGCGCGCTCCCGCGGTGGCGCAGGTGCGTGGCCCGTCGCCGCCACTTTGGGCTCAGGCGCAGGAGGGTATACTTGACGAAATCGCGCGGCTCGGAGTCTCCCTCGGCTGCCGGCTCGGTCATCGTCCCTCCTGAGACCACCGGGCCAGATCGCGGGCGAAGTAGGAGATCACGAGGTCGGCGCCGGCGCGGTGCATCGCATTCGTCGCCTCGATTACCGCAGCACGTTCGTCGAGCCACCCGCGCTCGGCCGCGGCACGGATCATGGCGTACTCCCCGCTGACCTGGTAGGCGGCGATCGGGTGGGGGAACTGCGCCCGGGCGCGCGCGATCACATCCAGGGAAGGGAGAGCGGGCTTGACCATGAGGACGTCCGCTCCCTCGGCAGCGTCCAGCGCGAGCTCGCGGAGCGCTTCCCGTCCGTTCCGAGGGTCCATCTGGTAGGAGCGGCGGTCCCCGAACGAGGGGGTCGAATCGGCAGCGTCGCGGAACGGTCCGTAGAACGACGAGGCGAACTTCGCCGCGTACGCGACGATGCCCGTGGTTTCGAATCCGGCCCCATCCAGCGCGGCCCGGATGCCGGCGACCTGGTGGTCCATCATGGCGCTCGGAGCGACGAAGTGGGCTCCCGCGCGCGCGTGGGCGACCGCGATCCGACCGAGTCGATCGACGGTGGCGTCGTTGTCGATCTCCGAGCCTCGGAGGATCCCGCAATGCCCGTGCCGAGTGTACGAGCACAAGCAGACGTCCGTCCAGATCACCAGATCCGGAGCCGCGCGCCGGATCGAGCGGATCGCACGGACGACGCTTGAGTTCGAGCTCCACGCCTCGTGGCCATCGATCTCTTTTCGCTTCGGCAGGCCAAAGAGGAGCACCGCCGGTATCCTTTCGCGGAGGAGGTCCCGGGCGAGCGTTCCCACCGTGTCCGTACCGTAGCGCAGGAC
The nucleotide sequence above comes from Thermoplasmata archaeon. Encoded proteins:
- a CDS encoding iron ABC transporter permease, with protein sequence MEERAPPAVGEATPSGAMRLRRSSPWALLGAIVAIVAVAVALSSLLGTVFIPPLTTLRLLFGLPNACAGTSVSPDLCTRWGEIIWQARLPEIVLAVIAGAALGISGATLQGTFRNPLADPFLLGISSGGTIGAAIVFDFHVGQVAPDLFLPLFAFIGAIATGVAILAVAVSRYGTVETLLLTGVALASLLSAVLALLLLYNPSGSQQVSYWLLGSLGNASWPVDGIALGVLLITGTLLSLFGRELNLMQLGGDVARSAGVDVRRVRIRLILLASLTTGVAVAFTGIIGFVGLVSPHVVRRIAGTDYRYVLPGSALVGAVFLLGARDFALLVYPTSLLPIGIFTAFFGAPFFIYLLFRRRVGSPMGSL
- a CDS encoding ABC transporter substrate-binding protein, which encodes MVPLTWLVVVILVVSGIGIASAAVYFATTASGTTSGNLTITDDLGHRVTLPYDPARVVVLGPNIMDSMYRLGLRSHVVGVDCYAPAFGGLSADYSPDQIALWNLSSSMCIQAEPTFDFEALLAATPQVVLAATFVPAAALQEITDTFHIPVVVLQPPTLSGIEIDVSLLARIFGVTAGANALNTQLATELYNATAVVANASSFPTVLVTYYVDSNGYWTFGPGTFGQSLIELAGGSSIAANATFEYPELSGEQVLVANPHYLVYATGFGLNESAYTSAPFWGQLSAVQSGNLTGMDSNWLTEADPTMILSGLPALLAFFHPSSLS
- a CDS encoding MFS transporter — protein: MSEPSAPASIPAVAASSDPPAPLEIGRFDRRYANRAMLLLAGLVIVVLYIEAMLTPSLPSIAAQFNVSEAQVSLVLAVYLVSGCALAPIIGKLGDIYGKKRVLVYVLIIYAASVSVTGFSPNFAFLVAARTVQGIGLGIFPLAMTLVREEFPRELVPRSQGLLSGMFGVGLAISLPLGAFISNGYGWQVTYHTAIPFVVLLTVLSAIVLRESRYRRPQAKVDYIGATGLGCSLALIVLGLSLAPSWGWAAVGTWTLMGLGISILIPVGLYERWATEPILNYRMLKERNLMVTNLVVTLTGLGYFLALQAMTFRFQSPPGSGFSYSIFSTGVALVPFAIAQLIFAPLAGHFVSRTGIRPMVFLGSTIGCIGFVLAALSNSPASLMVSEFVASAGLAIAIASIINLMVLTVEPKDLSLATALNTVFRLVGSSVGAPIAGTIMTTYAISVATPGGSILVPSPLAYEIIFAIAAASFVLIAVLAIFAREMLGRRRNVSHVLTTDSRDPASPAVASISTES
- a CDS encoding MarR family transcriptional regulator, with product MPASRSNSPSDPAAGEVWRALWGLFRAFGPELRRIAHSVGITLPQLAMLKACEQGSVTATELARRSDRTAPAITYVTRELETSGLLRRMPSTRDRRRVVFSLTAKGRATLERVHMEGERWDRDLSASLSREEWRSLARAIEELADQVESHTHTRDGAFAPRAGRRLRSNSRSGSRLESRATHI
- a CDS encoding lipopolysaccharide biosynthesis protein — translated: MANPPGVPFSGQVPVSEELPPRAYSLTVNSAGVFLAAIAIQFIGFIGSLVLYKYVGITASLQALLGLVQLFLGIGSAINSLGDFGLGGGYRFFIARGKSATDNTGTYLLIRLLVCGLAAALMLTLAPISFAGATLASNGPELIALGLFLLLPIIWTGEQIYQSYYIGVGNSVKAQYPYLVEVLVRTPLIIVAAFLSPTLFGLTIAYFVGAIASAIYCLPFLRAFVRRYKKSEAVLLLKFSWPLLGALGLSYVASNAMPFVVNATLGLQAVNNFLVANGFRILVLALPSAVAAPLFPYLAKLHKREQYEAIREGTWQAIRYTSMLVVPAVLALVIYRVNVLNILTNSLYAQTAATPLAILVASTIPAAITGLIAAGLSAIGWRRLELYLTAFQVLAMFAIAFVLLPPYGILPASDGLIAASLAVLASSVAAFIWNAIAMHRLMDVQVHPKAIGMIALSALLAFVAVGRLNSVLAISRYYELAVGVLLGFAVYFIVLALVGELTKEDVLRVGRSIGLPDRLLGPLSRMCWRPLTPRLEPVRPGRGLGFTSGDIPEMEREEEVASEGGPPLS
- the hemE gene encoding uroporphyrinogen decarboxylase, with protein sequence MRDRVLRALRGEEVDRRPIWLMRQAGRYLPGYRALRERHPILELARTPELAVEVTLEPLRRFDLDAAIVYADITLPYAGLGIDFSIDPGVGPVIPKPIRTRAQVEGLTAFDAEKSVGFVGGTIRRYRELETERPIIGFAGGPFTLASYLIEGGASREYAETKRFLYRDPAGFDLLLDRLTDMTVEYLRMQARAGAAALQLFDTWVGTVSDRVFAEHLADRLKRLFEALQPLKLPTIYFSTGSSHLLEQLADLGATALGVDWRESLGRVRRRIGADLALQGNLDPGALLGDAGTLRAAARRVLNEIPDGRSHVFNLGHGVLPTTDPARVEELVEFVHHPEPLGSSP
- a CDS encoding glutamate-1-semialdehyde 2,1-aminomutase; amino-acid sequence: MSPAPGPRSRALFRRAQRTLVGGVDSPVRAFTSVGGTPVFYARGRGAWLTDVDGARYLDLVGSWGANILGASPPSVVRSVRETAARGLSFGAPSPLEHELGERIRRAAPAIERIRFVSSGTEATMSALRVARGFTGRNRIVKFEGGYHGHSDGLLARAGSGLASAAQPDSAGVPRSIVAETHVLPYNDVPALHAWFERWGTQTAAVIVEPVAANMGVVPPEPGFLAAIGRHCHRSGALSIADEVITGFRLRRGLAAPTLGLTPDLVTLGKIIGGGMPVGAYGGRRDVMEAVAPLGPVYQAGTLAGNPVAMAAGIATLDALTASTYRSLERSGRALERALRETADGAGVAPFTIQRVGSMLGLSFGPGPIRNFADTRGLDRKRYARFFHAALDRRIALPPSAFETTFLSTAVGAREIAWARPRFAEAFARVARSGG
- a CDS encoding chlorite dismutase family protein is translated as MTEPAAEGDSEPRDFVKYTLLRLSPKWRRRATHLRHRGSAQLERVLESPPAGAIVRTFSLVGTKADVEMLLWMISPDLEQIQQWHARLFGTEMGGYLETRYSYLGMARRSEYLGEHAHAGQEGGSSQRRPADLPYLFLYPFVKRRDWYGLPFEERRRIMGEHFRIGHKYPNVLIHTAYSFGLDDMEFILSFEAESPAEFLDLVSDLRPTEASRYTQLETPIFTALRVRPKRMIELAEGIP
- the hemB gene encoding porphobilinogen synthase gives rise to the protein MQRTDSSRIGSRSGATSSERMRRLRTTPAIRELFAEVRAAPSRLVYPVFLRPSEGRPEAIPSLPGVLRYGTDTVGTLARDLLRERIPAVLLFGLPKRKEIDGHEAWSSNSSVVRAIRSIRRAAPDLVIWTDVCLCSYTRHGHCGILRGSEIDNDATVDRLGRIAVAHARAGAHFVAPSAMMDHQVAGIRAALDGAGFETTGIVAYAAKFASSFYGPFRDAADSTPSFGDRRSYQMDPRNGREALRELALDAAEGADVLMVKPALPSLDVIARARAQFPHPIAAYQVSGEYAMIRAAAERGWLDERAAVIEATNAMHRAGADLVISYFARDLARWSQEGR